In Burkholderia sp., one DNA window encodes the following:
- a CDS encoding IS5 family transposase: MRKDIHKKGEPKARYREPKARYRVRNWVAYNEGLISRGNVTIWIDEAVLARMPDAIPTRGRPCVYGDTLIQALLGVKTVYRLTLRALQGFTQSLRDLAFPSFPVPNYTTLCRRAKTLDVKLTILRDNEPIHLVVDSTGLKVYGEGEWKVRQHGYLKRRTWRKVYLALNPNTGQVHAALMTNQNVADGDALAKLLDQIPREEQIDVIGGDGAYDTKPCHAAIAARSAISSIPPREGAAHWPADMPGAAWRNGAVDAIARDGRREWKQHSGYHRRSLAENAMYRFKTLTGHCLWARHIAAQATEVAVRVGVINRMADLARPQSVRIA; encoded by the coding sequence AGGCACGCTACCGTGAGCCGAAGGCACGCTACCGTGTCAGGAATTGGGTGGCCTATAATGAAGGCCTGATCAGCCGGGGGAACGTAACAATATGGATAGATGAAGCCGTCCTTGCCAGAATGCCCGATGCCATACCCACACGTGGTCGGCCGTGTGTATACGGCGATACGCTGATTCAGGCATTACTTGGCGTGAAGACCGTCTATCGACTGACCTTGCGCGCCCTGCAAGGTTTCACCCAAAGTCTGCGCGATTTGGCCTTCCCGAGCTTTCCGGTGCCGAATTACACCACGCTCTGTCGCCGGGCAAAAACGCTTGATGTCAAGCTGACGATTCTTCGCGATAATGAACCGATCCATCTGGTTGTCGACAGCACCGGTCTGAAGGTCTATGGCGAAGGTGAATGGAAGGTGCGCCAACACGGCTACTTGAAGCGGCGCACGTGGCGTAAAGTCTATCTCGCGCTCAACCCGAATACGGGTCAAGTGCATGCCGCGCTAATGACGAATCAGAATGTGGCTGACGGTGACGCTCTGGCCAAGTTGCTCGACCAGATTCCACGCGAAGAACAAATCGATGTCATCGGCGGTGACGGTGCCTACGACACCAAGCCATGCCATGCGGCCATTGCTGCACGCAGTGCTATTTCTTCGATTCCGCCACGCGAGGGTGCCGCTCATTGGCCAGCGGATATGCCCGGTGCGGCGTGGCGTAATGGCGCGGTTGATGCAATTGCCCGTGACGGTCGTCGAGAATGGAAGCAACACAGTGGCTACCACCGGCGATCGCTTGCCGAGAATGCGATGTATCGGTTCAAGACCCTCACCGGCCACTGTCTCTGGGCGCGTCACATCGCCGCGCAGGCGACCGAGGTCGCCGTTCGCGTCGGCGTCATCAACCGCATGGCGGACCTCGCTCGTCCGCAATCCGTTCGTATCGCCTGA